The DNA region CGAGGATTCACTATAAAAATTGCAGAGGTTAAAAGGTCTCCAGCCACACACCCTGGACCATTTCAGAGTGTTGGTGTGTATGCTGAACAAAGTACTATAAAGCACTACTGCCCCCTGTATGGGTGAACAAAAAACTGCACCCCAATAGCAACCCCATGTAAAGTAGTACAAACACAGTCATACACAGAAAATAGCATATCCACATGTTCTGCATGTTTGCTTGTCTCTATGTTTCTGTGAGGAGAGGCACATCTCACACgatatgtgtgagtttgtgcatCATGAGGGTCCAGGGCTAGTCAAGTCTTTTTGTGTCCCCCTGCTGGCGACATGAGGATAAACGTCTGTTCAGGAGCCGGAGTCTGGTCGAGGTTGAGAATCCTTTGactggttctgtttgttctgacACCCTCGGCTCAGCTGCTCGCTCAGCTCTTCCATGTCCATGTCCCGCATGTCCTCCTCGATGGGCGTCCTTACTGTGTCCTCACAGTACATACActcctaaataaataaacaaaaccaatAATAAGTCTCTCAGAGCTTCTCATGTATTTGAACATTCAAAACATTCCTGCCTGTACACTGTGACATGTTTGCCCTTGATAGGAACAGTTGCTGTGGACTAAATTATTAATATGGACTAAATGTTTGGCAATCTGTCCAATATTGAGCGAAAGCGCTGTTATCGACGGCCACACAATCCCCTAGGGCATATGTCCgtgttattgttatttcaattgTCTGCCAGTGAAACAAGAGAAGAAATCCTACAGCACTTTATCCAGAAGAGAATTGCTGTTCTGAAAGCAGAGAGAACTTCTGCAAACAGATAAAGGCTAAAGTTGTTAACTCAGTCCTTGCATCAGTGATATTAGTACTTTGATGCAGACAAACGTCCTGTGGGGTTATGCTGCAGTGTCTTTGTGGGTGCAGGAGTTAACATTGTTGCTCAATACTGGACTGAATCCACTTACCTTTGTCCCTATTAATCAAAGTCTGTGTCACAGGTTATAGACATAGACGGTCACTGTCAGTCACGGTCACTCATAATCTATACTGTAATGCTtttgttaaaggtccagtgggtaagatttagatgaaagggatctattggcaggaATTGTATATAAAAGAAACCCAGTGATGTTTGTgcaagtgtgtttcatctaaattgtccAAATTATAATTTCTtaaccctagaatgagccctttatattgaaatactttatattaacatcagaagcgggtcctctctatggaggtcgccatgtgtttttacagtagcccagactggtcAACCTAAACACCTTTCGAGTTTtgatgacaactgaaggctacagCAGGTTCCCTCTAGTTTTTGGAAGGAGGGTTGAGGtgattcagctgcaatatgcaacttcaccactaggcGTCACTAGCTTCTACACACGAAACCTTTACAAACAAACTACATTGCAACATCTGAGTCTATTCAATAACTAGTCATAAGAACTGGAAAATATCTTCGGACGCAGCTACAGGTAACCAAACAGTATGGCTCTGTCCAAAGGGGAAGCAAAATCTACCGATTAACCTCTCACGTTAACATGTTAAATGTCATAAACCAATAtgatattatacattttatcttatctaagattttaagttttgaaCATTTTATACCTAATGTGAGGGACTCTTCAACCACAAAACACAGGTGTGGTAGAACCGTGATggagtaaatgtgtgtgtggctctcaCCTTAACATtgacagcagcaggcagacCTCCCCTCCTCATCCAGGGGTGTTCCTCCAGCAGCTCTCGTCGCTGGTCTGAGGAGAAATGGGGCTGGTTCTTCTGCATCTGCCTCAGTCTCTCCTTGTCTTCCCGTAGAACTTTCTGAATGTCCCTGTTCATCAGAAAAACACATACACTTCCATTTAGACACATTCAATAAGTGTTCATCACATGCCTAAACCTgtctgtggtaatgctggttgcagttGTTATtctgaagctgataagatgaacgcTTCTGGAGATATGGAAGCAACAAACAGGtatttctggaattattagatggatgcaaaataaaagtgaacTCCAGTCAGGACTCACCTCGATGGCATCTGATATGACATCATGACCTTGTCGTCAGCATTAGCCATAAGCAGCCAGAGGGGCTCCTGGAGAATGTATTTGATTAGATGCTCTCCTTCCCCTTGCGTAGAGACTTTGGCCTGCGACTGACACACTTCAGAGCCTTCTTTGCTCCTAGCCTTGTGTTTGGCCTTTGTCTTTGGGTCGTTTTCCAGGGAGTCAACACTGCCAAAGTATTTGCTGGTGTGGCTGCTCCCTGTACACAGTTTAAAAGTGGCAGGAAAAGGGTTAAAACTGTTTTAAGAACAGGTTTTTATTGGCATTGCTAAAGTAACTACCAAACAGAAACTAGTAATATCATGACAATGTAGAAATAAAGTAATGCTTATGTCCGCTAATGTCTGCTGACCTGTTCTGCTGCCAGAGGCTCCACTCGCTGAGGTACCACAGCCGTTGCAGCCCAACCCCGATCCTGATCCCGATCCAGAGCCCGACCGCGATCCTGATCCTGACCCCATGGATTCAGACGTGGCGGAGTGAGAGTCCTCCCCGTCCTGCAGCAGGATGTCCAGCAGGTCGCAGGATGAGGAGTTACCCTCACTGCGAGCCTCATCTTCTGGAGACTCCACCTGAGACAAAAGGACGAAAACCATCAGATAAAGTCTATGACAGGCTTTAAGAGGAAATGCTGCTGTGTGtatgagagactggagcctgtTCAAGTTCTGATATTAAATCAAAGTTCATTCGGTTAGTTGTGTCTCTCACCTTTTGATGGTTTTCAGTCTTAGCTGTGCAGCAGTTCTTCTCCCCTACTGCCCCGgctcctgatgctgctgctgtgctgctgccctGGCATCCAGCAGAGGCCAATGTGCTGTCCTGATGTTCCATTGACCGCTGCCCCTCCTCCATGCTCAGCAGATTGAGCTGCAGAGGTGTGCTACACCGTGACTCAAACAGCGGTGGTGAAGCTGCTGGCTCCCGGTTCCCAAAGACAGGGGTGGAGGAGCGTGATGCCGCCACTTCTTGAGACTCCATGGCTGGGACTTTCGAGGGCTCTGGACCTAGGCTGTAGGAGAAAGGCTGCGCTGGATAAGGGGTTTGAGGGACAAACTGAGTCTGCACGGGGAAAGAAGGATGGGCAGCGAAGGGCAGCTGTGCAGGGTAGGACCTCTGAGGGGCCTGGAAAGGCTGATGGGTAGTGTAGGCGGTCTGAGCGGCTTGGAATGGCTGCTGGGGGGTAAAGGCAGTGTGCACAGGGAATGGCTGTTGGTTAGCGAAGGGGGGTTGTGTTTGCATGGTGTATGCTGTCTGCGGGGGGTGAAAGGGCTGCTGGGTAGTATACAGATGTTGCGTTTGGGACTGCTCAAGAAAAAACGCTGGACTGGGAGCAGCGCCCAGCTGCCCTATTGGTCCTATTGGTCCTATTGGTCCTATTGGTCCTATTGGTCCTATTTGCGGAAAGAGGTAATTTGGCAGAACCAGAGCCACGACTGGTGTAACAATAGGAGTGGGGAATGGAGCGGCTGTGGGCGGGGCTTGattgctctgcctctctccaaAGCCTGTGGAAAGTGAGGGGTCAAGATGAGGGGGCTGAGCGGGGGCTGCAGATGCAGGGGAGTAGAGCGGGTATGCAGGCACCATGGCAGGGTAGGAGACGCTGAAAGCTGACTGAGAGGCCTCCGACAGCGACCACGAGGTCTGGTTGAGTCCCTGGAGAGGGGGCCTGGGTCTGCGGTTAGACGTGGCGCTGTCTGACGAATCAGGATGCTTCATTCGTGGCTTCTTTGACTTCCTGCTGCGGTTGCCCTTCTTAGCGTTGGTCTCAGGTCTGGTGGTGCCATGTTTGACAGCCCCTCGAAGTCCAGAGGATTCTGTTGTGACATATGGAGAAGTCATGTAGTGTAGCACTGTGAGAATCACTCaataattgataaataaatactgtggaCAGAActgttatataaaataaaataacattttgcttATTAACTTGTTATATAATATGATAGTAAAGGGAGGTTTTGTGGCAATTAACAATCACTCTTGTGCAAATGCTGTCCTTGGACACTGTCCCTTAATTATTGAGCAAAATCCATTGTAGTTAAATGAAACCTTGCATACCTTCAGCGTTGGCTTGGCCTCTTTGCATGTGCAGATATTTGGAACAGTCCTTCTGGAAGCTCCTGACGTTGCAGAGTTCTCTGCAGCGGTTCAGGAAGGTCTGctcttctttctgtgtgtgtgctgccagCACCTGCTTGGTCAGTCCCAGCCTCTTGTAGGTTTCCTTTTCATGGCTTAGAGGAGACACCATGCTGACGGGCAGAGCTTGAGGCGCTGGGCTCTCTGCCACATCCTCGATTATCTCTGTAGAAAGAATTAGAGCCATTAACATCTGTCGAAGAGAGCTTATTATTGAAACAATTGGATTGAACACGATTTCAGGTTTGTGTTCTACATGACTTTCTAAACTGGATTGGATATAGAAGCTCACCAGACTCTGGCTGAGGCTTCTTGTCTCCCACATGAACAATGGTGCTACTGTAGCTGCACTGTGAGGTGATGGACACCACACTCTCAGCCTTGCTGGGCAGAGTGAGGGGGGCCAGGGGGCCTCCCACTACTGCAGCAGCCCCAGATTGAGGCTTTTTAGGTGCCTTCATGTTTGACAGGCCTGGCTGGGTGTCCATCATCAAAGGACCTGGAGGGATAAAGACAGAGATCATCTGTTAGCCCCGTAACAAagttattaaattaaaactcctaTCACTACATAAGGTGCACACATCCATATACCTGTGTTTGTATCCTGAGCCATTTGCATGGCCTCCTCTGAGCCCTTCTTGCCATCATCTGAgttggaggaggtggtgttCAAGGAGAACTCGTACTTCCTCTTCACAGTGATTGGGATGTTACAACTCTCCAGGTATCTGAGGGAGACATACATGGGAGTTAACAAACACACTAGTGATCGTTAAACCAACATCTGTCATGTATCACAAGCAGGTCTTTACCTGATGACACTGTCGAGGCAGCTGATCTGCTGGTAGGAGCAAACGCTCTGGTCCTTGCAGGTGAAGTCCTCCGTGGCGGCTGCAGTACTGTCTCTGACCTGCAGTTGGGGCGCAGAGTCCTTCACACGCACTGGTGGACTcttctgagctgctgcagttgcTGTAGTgaaagagggagataaagagagatacagagaggcatgagaaaatgtcaacattgattaattaattaacttTTCATCATCTTTGATGTTATTTGTTTTAGACACTGatgaactgaactgaaatataatgaaataaatctgtcacattaccccccccccccccccccccccccccgaagttTTGAAAACAGTTCGGGTGTTCAAGTTTTTTGAGATTCATAAATTTTAACTGGATATTGTGATCAGAATGGAAAACGTGTGGTGAAATGAACTCACCATCAGTGGTTTTCTTCTGCTCATGTTTGCCTGGCAGTAATGAGGGAGAGTGCAAGCAGACCTGGGAATCATGGTTCTTCTTCATGTGGACCCCTTTACAAATCTCCTGGAATGTCCTGGGCGGCTTGGCCTTGCCCGTCTCCTCCGCTGCGACCCCCTGGGTCATGTTCCCGCTGCTCTCACTGGACGAGCTGATGCTCACGAGCTGCTCGTGAGAAGCGTTGCTGCCGTGGCTACCATAACCGCTGGAGCCTGTATTGTGGACCggctgaggagagaaaagatGTTACAGAAAATGACAGAGCTTGAATGATAACATGTATTTCAGGGGGGAATTTATTagatttgctgtgtgtgtctgtgtgtggatatGTACCTGGAGCAGCAGCCTGTGGATCTGTTCACCAATTTCCTGGATGTCCGAGTCCATGATCTTCCCTCCGTGGAAATCAGGCACTGCAAAAACGTCTTCGTTCACAGGACccctaaaaacacacagacacctatGTCATCTGGTTTGTTGTAACTGGAATATATTCCAACACATCACAACGGATGCCAGTTACCTGTAACTACAACATCACACCATGCACACTCACATCCGGACTTTGTGCCTGCCAATGACGAAGGACACCTTGCGGCTCCAGGGGTTGACGAAGCTGGACCAGCTGGTGTCTAAGGTGATGTACTCGCCATTGCGTGCACAGAAGCGGATGGAGGAGTGGTCGAAGGGCTGACCAGCACACTGAAGAACTGCAacggaatgtgtgtgtgaggatcaGGGTGCAGAGCATCATAGACCAAGCTGTTTTTTACTTGCTAAAATATGTCAGATgtcaaatcatttaaataactaCTGAACTGAACTTTAGAAAACAGACTCTAATGAGAAGATCAAGTGAATGAAAGAGGTTCTTACTCTTGCGGTGAACAGCCAGCATTAAGGGTCGATCACTAGGGTGCAGAttgagcagcagagaggtccCGATCAGGTCCTGAGGGAGGTAACCCAACAGAGGAACAGCCCTGAGGGGGAAACAACCATAATTACTCTTTCTGACAAAGTAGGAAACTGCCCTTAGATTCACACAATACATGACAGTATAGCAGTACAGTACTTCTGTAGGAATGATAGCACGTTCAACCCACTGACCTCTCATCCACATCCTGGAACACACAGTTAGgcgtgtgtgtggtggtgaAGATGCGCTTGTCAGGGGGGATTCTGGgagctgtggagagaaagagagagagagtttttattattcattcacaCATTTTCTACTGAAATTATTTCCCCTAAACCGCATTACTCTGTGTTGTCATGCAGGAGAGGCTGGATTGGGAATGGGGATTACAAAAGGCATGCTTGATTTAatcatatgtatttttgttgtCAAACTGAccacaataattaaaaaaaattttgtAACTCGTTGCTAGGAGGTTTTTGTATTGACTTAACTTTTAATGGCACGTAAATCAAGATTAGCTTCACTATCATCGGTCTGTTTATCAAACATATTACCATAGGGGGCAAAATTGAATAGAAATGTGCAACATCAACCCATTAATATAATCAAAGTAGCTCATTTGAAAAATTTACACTAAATATGTTTCTATTGAAATGAGCGGTGtgatttattcataatttgatCCCAggattaaaattcactattagAACTTAGTATCATATTACTTTGATACAATATTGCTGCAAATACTCGATATCAAATCAATAATATCTTTGCCCACCATGATTTGTTTCTCATGAATAATTTGTAGCACCAATTTTGAATTATGCAGAGTTTCCAGGATATTCCTATTATTGTTTTTAGAGGTAAACACAGCCATTGAGTCCAGTTTTGTATTTTCAGTAGATGACTCGTTTGTCACACACCAGCGACACAGCAAATTTAGTAATGTGCCATAATATGTATTACATGAGACATAATTATTAGTGCATGTCAAAATGTCCAATCCATATGTGCGTGAcagcgtgtgtttgtggttgtgggACTCGCCTTCATATCCAGAGTGCACCCTTTCAgccagcaggaggcagcagaaCTGTTCCTCAGCCAGCTCAGCGTCCTGGACTTTCATGAGGTAGGGAGTCATACGGAATGGATAATACTGAAGATCCCCTTCACGCTCCTTACCACCACTGAAACACATAACACCCACAGTATTATAAAACAATTCACTATTCGTCCAGATTTGTACCAGTCTGCCTAAAAATTGACAATTTCACTTTGTTGCTTCAAATGGCCTTATTAAAGTAAGCTTATTATGTCGTTCTTAAATTAATCCTAGTTTCAGTTGCTCTTTAACtcttattaaatatattttatagtcATAGATCAAGTATATGATGACGATGGATCCTGCCGAAATATTATGCATTgaagctgtttgttgtttagctCCAGTTCAAAAGCTCACAGCTGCTGACTTCCTCCCTGCTCACTGACCTCCTGCTACGACTCAGAGGAAACTATGGATCAGAGAAGCTGCTGTTACTGACCTGATGCGGCAGAAGAAGGACTTCTCCTGCATGCACTCCGTGGGAGACGACTCTAAATAAGGGACAGGGAACAAAGTGGGATGAGTGCATCACCCAATGCATGGACGAACTCATACTCCACACAGTTATGCCAGTCAAGCTTGAAGACCACTAGGGAGAAAGCACTATAAATAACTTTCTATttaaacaggaagctgctgagtTATCACTTAGACAACTGCTGTTAAAGTGAGATGACACAATCAACTATAGCACAAGTGGTTAAGTCTAGTGGATTAAAAGGGCATTAAAAGGAAGAGTGACTGATTACCTGTCCAGCTTAAAACGTGAAAAAGTATCTATCAATATTCACTTGAGGATTCAAACAATGAATTCCAGGAGGTATGGCGTCCCTTTCTAAATTCACTCTAGACTGTAAATACTCGACTTGAATATAGTACACTTATCACTACTAGTCAATTGGTGTGGCGGGAAGATATCAGCATGTTCAGTTTACTGGCAGTTTTCTATGTTGTTTTTCACAGTCCAGACATTTAACAGGGAGCCTCTAATATGAAGCTTCTCAGAAGTCTGAGTTATCTCACAGCTTATGGGCTGGTTTGCATTTGATTTACGCAATTGCACCAAATTTAGCCCTTACCAAAAATGTGGTAGGTGTCTGAGAAGGTGTGAGGTCGATAATATGCGATTAGGCATGTTAATGAAATATGTGACATGCGTgtatgagcatgtgtgtgcatggggggggggggggggggggggtgttacatGAGGAAAAATAGCACCCGTGTATATTGAGGTGTTGTGGGTGTTACACGTGTCCCTCGAGGGAGATGGAAATCTAATAGATACATTCACAACGTCTGGTACTGTGTTGCTCCAGACGTTATATGATTTTAGTTTGGAGTCTGGTACCTGTTCCAGTGCACATACTCCACGAGGGCAACCGATAGGGCGTGGTGAAGCTGTAGAACACGCTGACGTCCTGTGGCGTTAGGAACTCCACAAACTTGGCATTGTTGAACCGTTCCCGCTTGCAGTTCAAAATGGACGCCGCCTGGTCTGAGATGTAAACAATCTTTCCCGTGATGAGTGAGACGGCAACTGCAAATATATCCTACAGGGGAAAAAGTCGGAATCAAAACCAATCTGTTAAGTGTCTTTTCATTTCAGGATGACCCAGATAACTTTTCTGTTTGGGTCAAGTAAATAATTACTTTATATCATAAGCCAATTTTTGCATTGCCCTCAAGTGGAGATTAGAGCTACTTACAGTGTTTTTCATGGTGTATTCAGATGTGATGCGGTTGATTTCCTCAATGGTGTAGGATGATACATCAAACCCTGATGGCTGGCTGTCGTTGATCATCAGCATCTGGTAGTATTCCTCATTGGCTGCAAAACAAAAGTAGACATGGATCAATGCAAAAATCAATTCACATTGTATGTGGCGAGTAGGCTGCTTGCATCTCAATATTATACAAGACTTTAATGCTACATCCACATTCAGAAATCGGGGAACATGATTCTGAATGGATGCCCCTGATTGGTCAAAATCCctcaaaatatttattaaattaaagaaaaagatcATAATAGTGCATTCGTCAATCAATCACCAACACTGATCATGTGAATAAGTGTGCGATCATGTGCATGAAAAGAGAGGTGTCTCTTACCTTTCACCTGTTTGACACATCGCAGCGCATACTTGAGCGTGTTGATGGTGCTGGACTTGCCCTTGCTCCTTTTCTCCGATTGCAAGTGCATCTTTAGCGCCTTGAGGGTCTTGAAAAGCTCCTTCTGAGTCTTAGCCTTGGCCGACTGTTCGCTGCTGCAGGGCATACATGAGACAGATACACGTGTATCAAAATGACAAGGTCTCATTAGCACTTTCACACTCTGGAGTGTGATGACGAGGAGGGGGAGCTAATATATTGGGTATGCTAATTGTGCGCGTACGGTCGGGGCAATGTGAGAGGTGTACAAACCTGCAGCCGCTGGTTGACGGGTTGTCCTGCTCGGAGCTCAACAGACTGAAGGCGTTGGAGCTGCTAGGCGGCGACGGGCTGTGAGAGTTTGAGCTGGAACCAGAAACAACAGGTCATGTTATTTAAGACGGTGTACAGAGTGACCCTTCAACAGAGCATTATGAAAGTAACGCTAGATTTCccgaaaaacaacacattagaCTACACATATCAAGTGAGTCAAGGACCTGGTGTTATAGAGTGTGCTATAAAAATACCATCTGTTTTCTCTGAATGAATTAGTCCACACAAATATGGAGAGTAGCTAACATGGAATAAATAACTGGGCCCAACACTTTTTTCCTGTAAATGAAATCTGGAACAAGGATGACGgctaaggaaaaaaaaaaagtgcatttaACAGCTGACTTTGGTGGACACACGTTTCATACATATAACTATTGATAATGCAGGGCAGGTCATCGATTATCTGATACAAATGTTGTAATCAAGCAATTAAATATACTCACAACATAACAAAACCTCATTAAATAGTTCTTAAATTCCTTGTTTGTGGTTTCAATGAAGTAATGATTCTATATTGATATTTGAGCTTCATTTTTGTGTCTACATCATACTGGACTGTATTTTGGTTGAGATAACATTAGTACTTGGTTGTGTAAAAGTAATTGTGCTGTTTTCTTCAAACAAAAGGGGTGAAAACATTAGTTAAACTGATAACATGGGGACGTGCTTTTTAAAGCCTGATATCTCTGAATTGCTTTGGGTTAAAAACGTATTAAAAAAGCCGATTTTGTTTCAAAATCATTCTCTCCTCATCTACACAAGGTTTTATTTGAGTATCTGTTGATAAATCAGTAaatatctttgttttcactttggaATGTGATTACAATTCACTCTACATGAAAATGGGCCAAGagtaattgtgtttttgttgactGTCTCGTACTGAGGAATACAACTCCCACTGCTCCTCTCATTCTGACAGTCACTGTAACTGCATAACAACAGTGACTCAGACAAACATAACTTAGAAAAAATGGGGCCTTCAATTACATTTAATGAACCCTACTTCAGTGACGGAGATTGTCTGCTCCCCCTTTGTGATGGGTAAGTACTTTGCTTACTACAAGATGTGTCCTCACCTCTTGTTGCTTGCTGACGACTCATGGAGGGCTGAATCCTTGCTATTGCCACTAGAGCTGCCCACAGATTCATTGCCATGGGAATCATTGCCGTGCGATTCATTACCGTGGGATTCTGTCCCGCTCCCACTTGAGCCGCTGCCACCCATCTCTACATCCTCGTGTAAGGTCGGGCGCGCCCGCTTCCTATCGTCGTGAGGGGAGCCTGCCGAGGCCGGGTGCTCATGGCTGCTGTCGCTCCCCTCGGAGGACAAACCCAGCTGTGGTTCCAGCTGGACCCCATCCCGCCGCCCACAACCCTCGTTGTAACTGTTGGCCATATGGTGAAGTTGGCTAATGGAGCCGCAGGGAGAGCCTGATTCTTCCTCTATGTGAAAGCTGACCCGTTCCCGGTTCCGCTTAAGACTGTCCAGGGTTGAATACAGGTAGTGCTTTGGATCACTGTCCTCAGACATGGGATGGAGCAATGGGCAAATGAGTGGCGATCAGGTCACCTTCAACCTGGAAATGCTACGAAGAGTGTGGCACTGGGACGTAGATAGACTTGATGCCTCTGAAGGTTAGATGCAGTCtgaaggaggaaaataaaacagacacagggGAAATATTACTTTGACAAACTGTTAAAAATAAAGTGGACTTCTGTAAATGGAAGATTAAGAGTTGTTTCTAAAGTTAGACACAATCAATGGGCATTAAATGAAATCATCAAGTATGATTAAGTTTGACCACACTCAGTCAGTGCAGCCTTTCGTGTCAGCCTTTTTTTTAAGACCGACATGGAGCAGCACAGATAAAGCGCTCTTGTtgttgcacacacatacacacacagtaacagcaCAGTTAAAAAGGCAGCTGTTTGCCCTTTCTGTGTGGATTGAAGCCCTGGTCCAGttaaatttctctttttcacaAGGTCTGCGGAAGCGGAAATAGCTCACAAACAAAACCATTGACTTTCAATCATGACTCATATGAATGCTGGAGAGACAATATGCTTGAAATCATTTGTGCTATTCAAGCCGTCTCTTTTCCCTGCAGCCGATACCACTCCCACTCATCACTAATGAACTAATAGAAACAAAAAGACAGCTCTGCCTCTGCATCACAAATTACAATATTATCATGCATGCAGAGGATGCAGGTCCCACAGAAGCAGCTGATAAACAGACGTGTTGCTGCATTGTTTATGTTCACTTAAGTCTCAATCAAGCAAACGTATCCCTATGTCACACAGTGCAGTGCCCCTGAATCAAGAAGGAATATCaacaaatgtgacatttacCATGAACCATCTGAATGTAATAAGTAATTACATGAGCCAACTTACACAAAGCCTGACAACTGAATTTCACTGGTGACATCTGTGTAATAAATTAGcctgataaaaacacaagaggaaagCAGAGTAGTTCCACAGTAAACAAAAGTAGTTCAGCCTATTTACACCATAGTTTACACCACTTTACTTAAACTGCAGCAGTCCACTGAGCACAAGGTGACCCCCCTCTGGGCCCAAGCATCGCATAACTCTTTGAAGATGATTTTAAACTACAATTACAACGAAAGGTTTGGTATAATTGCTGGAAAGCTAACACAGAACAGCGCAGTGTTCTTTAGCATCTTCGTACATAGAGCGATTTTCAACAGTTTTTCATGACTGTGTGTTGATGTCAGAAAAATGAGGGAGGCAACATAATGAGAAAGAAGACATTCTTCAAATAAGAGTAAATATTCAATTTGGTTAGTGATCCCCTTTTTTGACAtctgccattttttttatttgttcgaGTGTGACATTTTAGACATACCGAGACATAGAATTACGTAAATTTAAGAACAGCTGGAAAAACATAAGTGCCCTACAACTTTAAACTGGCGAATTATATCCATTTCAGCCCTGACTGGAAACACTGGCAACAGGGACGGGAGCTGAATCTAAAATATTTCACTGTTCTTGGTTGCAGCTCCTATTATAAGTGTGTACATTCAGTAAGATGTCTATTATGCACTCTTTCCATAGCTGCTTTACATAACttctatatatttaatatacgCTTCTGGCTCCTTTAAAGAGCCACAAATAAAATGACCAGCAGACTTTCCAGACACAACTCATCCGCTGCCACCTTAGAAAATGACCCACTCTGGAATTTAGCAGAAGCTGGAGCCAAGTTCTCAAAGTCGACTTTCTATTGGCTGCTGCAAGGGGCCAACCAGGACCAACAACAGGTTACCATAATGTCAGCCAACCAAGGGGCGTTATCGTTGAGAGCATGTTATATCATTTGATTTGATCAGACATACATGCATAATTTAGAAAtaggacaaaacaaaaaacaacgaaAATATGAAGTCTAACTTCATGATAGAGAACATATCACTcaaatcacattattattaacaataacaatatataaGGCCAAGATACTTATTACTCAGTCAGTTTACAGGAAACAGTATGTGGTCCAAGC from Platichthys flesus chromosome 4, fPlaFle2.1, whole genome shotgun sequence includes:
- the LOC133952120 gene encoding period circadian protein homolog 2-like, whose translation is MSEDSDPKHYLYSTLDSLKRNRERVSFHIEEESGSPCGSISQLHHMANSYNEGCGRRDGVQLEPQLGLSSEGSDSSHEHPASAGSPHDDRKRARPTLHEDVEMGGSGSSGSGTESHGNESHGNDSHGNESVGSSSGNSKDSALHESSASNKSSNSHSPSPPSSSNAFSLLSSEQDNPSTSGCSSEQSAKAKTQKELFKTLKALKMHLQSEKRSKGKSSTINTLKYALRCVKQVKANEEYYQMLMINDSQPSGFDVSSYTIEEINRITSEYTMKNTDIFAVAVSLITGKIVYISDQAASILNCKRERFNNAKFVEFLTPQDVSVFYSFTTPYRLPSWSMCTGTESSPTECMQEKSFFCRISGGKEREGDLQYYPFRMTPYLMKVQDAELAEEQFCCLLLAERVHSGYEAPRIPPDKRIFTTTHTPNCVFQDVDERAVPLLGYLPQDLIGTSLLLNLHPSDRPLMLAVHRKILQCAGQPFDHSSIRFCARNGEYITLDTSWSSFVNPWSRKVSFVIGRHKVRMGPVNEDVFAVPDFHGGKIMDSDIQEIGEQIHRLLLQPVHNTGSSGYGSHGSNASHEQLVSISSSSESSGNMTQGVAAEETGKAKPPRTFQEICKGVHMKKNHDSQVCLHSPSLLPGKHEQKKTTDATAAAQKSPPVRVKDSAPQLQVRDSTAAATEDFTCKDQSVCSYQQISCLDSVIRYLESCNIPITVKRKYEFSLNTTSSNSDDGKKGSEEAMQMAQDTNTGPLMMDTQPGLSNMKAPKKPQSGAAAVVGGPLAPLTLPSKAESVVSITSQCSYSSTIVHVGDKKPQPESEIIEDVAESPAPQALPVSMVSPLSHEKETYKRLGLTKQVLAAHTQKEEQTFLNRCRELCNVRSFQKDCSKYLHMQRGQANAEESSGLRGAVKHGTTRPETNAKKGNRSRKSKKPRMKHPDSSDSATSNRRPRPPLQGLNQTSWSLSEASQSAFSVSYPAMVPAYPLYSPASAAPAQPPHLDPSLSTGFGERQSNQAPPTAAPFPTPIVTPVVALVLPNYLFPQIGPIGPIGPIGPIGPIGQLGAAPSPAFFLEQSQTQHLYTTQQPFHPPQTAYTMQTQPPFANQQPFPVHTAFTPQQPFQAAQTAYTTHQPFQAPQRSYPAQLPFAAHPSFPVQTQFVPQTPYPAQPFSYSLGPEPSKVPAMESQEVAASRSSTPVFGNREPAASPPLFESRCSTPLQLNLLSMEEGQRSMEHQDSTLASAGCQGSSTAAASGAGAVGEKNCCTAKTENHQKVESPEDEARSEGNSSSCDLLDILLQDGEDSHSATSESMGSGSGSRSGSGSGSGSGLGCNGCGTSASGASGSRTGSSHTSKYFGSVDSLENDPKTKAKHKARSKEGSEVCQSQAKVSTQGEGEHLIKYILQEPLWLLMANADDKVMMSYQMPSRDIQKVLREDKERLRQMQKNQPHFSSDQRRELLEEHPWMRRGGLPAAVNVKECMYCEDTVRTPIEEDMRDMDMEELSEQLSRGCQNKQNQSKDSQPRPDSGS